The Leishmania major strain Friedlin complete genome, chromosome 28 genome includes a region encoding these proteins:
- a CDS encoding putative hydrolase, alpha/beta fold family, protein MSTTLPLSSEVVETSVPPTRKSNTSPALSSQARDILGDFEDKFIEVGTCASTGKRVTICYNTFGDPSNPCLLLVQGLGNSLLGYSLRFVQLFVDQGYYVIRYDNRDAGLSTQFDDFDPPALIRLSLPQWMSIRERQPYVLNDIMEDGMGLLTALNIRQAHVFGMSMGGMIVQLMAIRYPERVLSLNVLFSHAGGADVVNPSLLQYARFLVKPRSNSAEDRATHMAWFIDYLSQGAYKNNLEKVKKYILSTYERNGVGNDRGMQRQAAAAMRAPSRAKGLRKVICPTLILHGTKDPVIPVANGYRLADLVPNAKLVIFPRLGHDLPVELMKPIADEVLLNMSLVKPS, encoded by the coding sequence ATGAGCACCACGCTTCCCTTGTCCTCGGAGGTGGTCGAGACGAGTGTGCCGCCAACCAGGAAGAGCAACACCTCCCCGGCTCTCTCATCCCAAGCGCGAGATATACTTGGCGACTTTGAGGACAAATTCATTGAGGTAGGCacctgcgccagcaccggcaAGCGTGTCACCATTTGCTACAACACCTTCGGTGACCCCTCGAACCCGTGCCTGCTGCTTGTGCAGGGTCTCGGCAACTCTCTCCTGGGCTACTCCCTGCGCTTCGTGCAGCTCTTTGTTGATCAGGGCTACTACGTCATTCGCTACGACAACCGCGACGCAGGTCTTTCCACACAATTCGACGATTTCGACCCCCCGGCGCTCATCCGGCTCTCTCTGCCGCAGTGGATGTCCATCCGTGAACGCCAACCGTACGTCCTAAATGACATTATGGAAGACGGGATGGGGCTGCTGACAGCACTCAACATCCGCCAGGCCCACGTTTTCGGGATGAGCATGGGCGGCATGATTGTGCAGCTCATGGCGATCCGCTACCCGGAGCGCGTGCTGAGCCTGAACGTTCTCTTCTcccacgccggcggcgcggacGTTGTGAACCCGAGCTTGCTGCAGTATGCCCGCTTTCTCGTGAAGccgcgcagcaacagcgccgAGGACCGTGCCACGCACATGGCATGGTTTATTGATTACCTGAGCCAGGGCGCGTACAAGAACAACCTGGAGAAGGTGAAAAAGTACATCTTAAGCACGTACGAGCGCAACGGCGTGGGAAACGACCGCGGAatgcagcggcaggcggctgCAGCAATGCGTGCACCGAGTCGCGCCAAGGGCCTGCGCAAGGTGATCTGCCCAACGTTGATCCTTCACGGTACCAAGGACCCGGTGATACCGGTGGCAAACGGCTACCGGCTTGCCGACCTGGTGCCGAACGCGAAGCTGGTGATCTTTCCTCGGCTTGGCCACGACTTGCCGGTGGAGCTGATGAAGCCGATCGCAGATGAAGTCCTGTTGAACATGAGCCTCGTGAAGCCGTCCTGA